TCTACCCTGATTTTCTTTCCTTTAATCACTTTATTATCCAATCGTGAACATTGAATAGGTTATTTTTTTTATAAATCTTTGTGAGGCCCCGTATTGTTTAACTTTCATAATTAGGGGGAACAAAAACTATAAAAGATGACAAGTAAAGGAGAGATAACAATGCCTTATCAATCGCTAGAGGAGCTTCCAAAAGGAGTCAGAAACAACGTGCCAAAACACGGACAAGAAATTTTTAAAGAAGCCTTTAATTCAGCTGAAAAAGAATATAAGAAAGAGGAAACAGCGTTCAAAGTAGCTTGGAGTGCAGTTGAAGAGAAGTATAAAAAATCAGACGATGGAAAATGGGTAGAAAAATAACATGAGCATGGGAAAGGCGATGAGCTCCCTGATCAAGTAACATTATAAATGTAAAAAAAGAGAAGACAACATCTGTCTTCTCTTTTTTGTTTACGTTTGAGTGGGTAACTAAGATGATTATAAAAGTAAGAGGATGAAAATGTAGAAAAAAAGCGGCTATTTATAATCGTTGGAATTGCGCTAATGATAACAAGAGGCGTAACAATTGTAGATAACACCTTTAGGACAAAGATAGAAGTTGGAGAACTTTTAGAGTGTTTCGATAGTTCGAGAGTAAGGCGGTAAAACCTCGCATAAAAGTATAGAAAGTAAAAAATACGCTTTTATGCGAGGTTGTTTAAATAAACAAGATAAAAAGCACAGCAATAAGGATACTTTGAACAAGATGAACAATCCGCACCTTTATTTTATTTTCTTTTTTGCGTAAGAGGAAAAGGTTTAATGAAAACCCTGTTACACTAACAACTAAAAAAGCAATAATGAACGTTAGCATAAAATCATACGTCATCATGTCAACTCCTTGTTAGGCTATGTTGATTTTAAGCGTTCTTCATATCCTATTATCGGAGCTTGTCGAACATGATAAACAACGTGAACTTAAAAACCCCCATCTTCACATAAAGAAGAGGGGGAGTGAAGGTCACTTTGTTTTTTTGAAAAGTTTATAAATTCTCACCGCGCTTGCTACAGCAATCAAAATACTTAAAATAATAAAAGCTAATCCATTATCTGTATTTTGGTAGTTCACGATATTTGCAACTGTCAGCAGCACAGCAAATACAAAAATAATGATATTAAAAATGATAATAAACTTGTTATAATTTTGTGGAGAAGCCATGTTATAGTTCCTTTCTAATTAACCTTACCC
This sequence is a window from Priestia filamentosa. Protein-coding genes within it:
- a CDS encoding ChaB family protein, with the translated sequence MPYQSLEELPKGVRNNVPKHGQEIFKEAFNSAEKEYKKEETAFKVAWSAVEEKYKKSDDGKWVEK